One window from the genome of Actinoplanes teichomyceticus ATCC 31121 encodes:
- a CDS encoding LysE family translocator has translation MDLTHAVLSFAVLGALLTITPGLDTALVLRAAVTMGRGPAFATALGVGAGALTWGAAAAVGVSALLTASTVAYTALRVAGAAYMVLLGVRMIRAGLRRPADGGSAAPPSAAAPTWRATFGRGLLTNLLNPKVGAFYVAVLPQFVPADSSPLGVGLLLALVHDLEALVWFSLIIFGAQAARGVLARRSVRRTVDAGTGVALIGFGMRLGLSGR, from the coding sequence ATGGACCTCACCCACGCCGTCCTCTCTTTCGCCGTCCTCGGCGCCCTGCTGACCATCACGCCGGGCCTGGACACCGCCCTGGTGCTCCGCGCCGCCGTCACCATGGGCCGCGGCCCGGCCTTCGCCACCGCCCTGGGGGTCGGCGCCGGCGCCCTGACCTGGGGCGCCGCCGCCGCGGTCGGGGTCTCCGCCCTGCTCACCGCGTCCACCGTGGCGTACACCGCGCTGCGCGTGGCCGGCGCCGCGTACATGGTCCTTCTCGGTGTCCGGATGATCCGCGCCGGGCTTCGCCGCCCCGCGGACGGGGGGTCCGCGGCGCCGCCGTCCGCGGCCGCCCCGACCTGGCGGGCCACGTTCGGCAGGGGGCTGCTCACCAATCTGCTGAACCCCAAGGTGGGCGCCTTCTACGTGGCGGTGTTGCCGCAGTTCGTGCCGGCGGACTCGTCCCCGCTCGGGGTCGGCCTGCTGCTGGCCCTGGTGCACGATCTGGAGGCGCTGGTCTGGTTCTCCTTGATCATCTTCGGCGCGCAGGCCGCGCGTGGTGTCCTGGCCCGGCGCTCGGTCCGGCGTACCGTCGACGCCGGGACCGGCGTGGCCCTGATCGGTTTCGGCATGCGGCTGGGTCTGTCCGGCCGATAG